DNA sequence from the Ruminococcus albus 7 = DSM 20455 genome:
GCATAATATCACAGGACCATCATTTAATATGAGTACTGCCTGTGCTTCATCAGGATATGCTATGGCTCTGGGTAAGCATCTGATCCAGTCAGGTCTATGTGATATGATAATAGTGGGCGGACTTTCTTATGTGGTGAACGATGCCGTACTTGACGGATTCAACCAACTTCTTGCAATGTCTGTAAACCCCGATCCGAATAAGGCAAGCCGACCTTTCACAAAAAACCGTGACGGCTTTATCATGGGCGAAGGCGGCGGAACAGTGGTTCTGGAATCTGAGGAACACGCCAGGTCAAGGGAAGCAAAGATATACTGCGAACTTGCAGGCGCATCTATAAGCTGTGAAGCTAGTAGTCTTACTGCACCTCAGGCAGATGGCGCCGGTATGGCATACTCCATGAGATGTGCTCTTGAAGATGCCGGTATAACTCCCGATGAAGTGGGTTATATCAATGCCCATGGCACTTCTACTACGTTAAATGATCTCTATGAGACTATGGCGATAAAGCAGATCTTTGGTGAAAAAGCCTATGACATCCCGGTTTCTTCCATAAAGGCAGCTATCGGTCATACCCTTGCCGGATGCGGCGTAATTGAGGCTATCGCATGCGTCAAAGCTATCGAGGAAGGCATATTACCGCCTACAGTTCATTTCGATGAACCTGATCCGGAGCTTGATCTGAACTACATACCCAATTCAGCACTTAAAAAGGATATCAATGTTGCTGTATCTAATGCTTTTGGCTTTGGCGGGCATGATGCGACACTAGTTTTCAGAAAATATAACTGAGAGAGGAATGGAAAAAATGCCTATCGCACAGATGAAAACCAACTTCAAAATGAACGACGTTTCTAAAAAGGAATTTCTGGATGATATTGCAGGGGAAATGGCAAAGCTTCTGAAAAAGCCCATTCCGGCTGTAATGGTCATGCTGGACAACTGCTATATGGACATGAATAGATCTGAGGATACCGTTTTTTTCTCTGAATTCCGCTACGTTATGCCACAGGAATTTGACGGCGATAAAAGTGGATTTATGAAAAAGTTTGCAGATACAATGCTGGCAGTCATCCAAAAACACACAAAAGTTGATCCCTACCGCATATATATGCAGTTTACAGAGATGGACAGACAGAGCGCTTGGCACTATACAGAATGAGAAAGGAATGATAATATGAAATGGTCAATAAGAGAACTTCTTAACCCGGTGGTCACCAGATCAATGCTTTACGGAAGTGATCCATTTGATACAGAATACGTTTTGAAAAGAGTAGACGAGATAGACGTCATGAGCGGTAAGAAAATACAGGCTGTATGGCTTGGTGAATGGGGCAAGAAGATCGCTCATTACGCAGAACTTCGTGATCAGAACGAGGCTAAGGAAAACCGTATCTCTGCAAGAGCATACGCTAAAATGGTCGCTCAGTGCTGGTACGCTTGCTATATGGTTAATATTCAGGACTTGGAGCAGAAGGTCTCCATTTATAATAACCTGGCTGAAAGCTACAGAAAGTATACTGAACTATGCGATAACAAGATAGAGTACGTTGAGATAGATACAGCTTTCGGAAAGCTTCCTGCTTATATCCACTATCCCGATGACGGCAGCAAGGAAAGCTATCCTATCGCTATAACCTACTCGGGCATCGGTAGCTGTAAAGAGGAACTTGATATGCTGGCAATGCCACTTAATGAGCGTGGAGTTGCAGTTATAACCCCTGATATGCCCGGAACAGGCGGCGCTGTTATATGGAATAACGTGAAGTGCGGCGGTGACGAACTGGAAGCCGCTTTCGATGGTATTTACAAGTTCATTGACAGCCGCAGTGAACTGGACAGCACCCGTATAGCTAACTTTGGTCTGTGCATGGGCGGCGGTTATGCTATCAGAGCAACAGCAAAGAATCCTGCTGTTAAATGCTGCGTAGCACTTTTCCCGCTTATGATATGCTATTGCAAGCTTGATTCCGTACCGATATGGATGAAGAAGGGCAAGTGGACTTCCTACCAGACAAATGATGACTATATGGAAACGATGAATGTTCTCTCCGAGGGTACTCTCAGCTCCGATTTCTTCCTTGTTCACAGCGATTACGATAACTGGATGACCCACGAGGCAAATGATATCCTCTACAGCAAGGCTACAGGTTACAAGGAGAGACTTGAAGTTACTGAAAGACCTGCCTATGTTTCCGAGGAAACTATCATGCACGCAATGCCGGTAGGTGAGCAGTTCCATTGGGTAAAGCATATAACTGCTGATTTCATTGCACAGAGACTTACAGGAGAAACCAAATGAGCATGAATTTCTTTGATTATTACAGCAAATACGCTCAGGAGACACCTGACAAGATCCTTCTGAGAATAGATGAGAATACACTGACATACAGTCAGTTCATGGAGAAAACCGCCATATTCGGTTCTGCACTTAAAAAGTTGGGCATCGGTGTGAACGATAAGGTAGGTCTGGTAATGCCTAACAGCATTGAATGGTATATTGCTTTCTGGTCAGCTGTAAGAATAGGCGCTCAACCTGTTCCGATTGATCCTCAAAGCGGTTCGCTGGAACTTTCCAGACTTATCCCTGCAACTACAGTCAAGATGCTTTTCGTCGCTGAAAAATACAGAACAAATCATATTATAAAAGCAGTGGAGCAGATCGTTCCCGGTGAATTCAAGCTTACAAAGGTCGTATGCTTTGCGCCTGAAAGCGCAGTACCTGAGAACGAGTGTTACACAACTGCCGATAAATTTACTGCTGAATTAGGTGAGGCTGACTGCGAGATCTATCAGCCTGAGTATCTTCACACTATGTCACTCGCCTGCACTTCAGGCAGTACCGGCACACCAAAGATTCTGGCTATCCCAACAGGCGGATTTCTCTCCACACAGAAAGATATGGGCGATTATCTGGAATTCAAGTCCGACGATGTAATGATGCTGGGCATGACCCTCTATCACCAGGGCGGATTCGGAATGGGTCTGCAAATGGCACTCAAGGGCGGATGCGTAATGTATCAGCCGCAGTTCAATCCCATTTCTTTCCTTGAAACTGTTCAGAAATACAAAGTAAATATAATTCAGCTCACCTCTACACTTGCAAAGGTCCTGCTTTCAACTCCCGATTTTGATAAGTATGACCTTTCATCTGTTCGTATATGCTACTTTGCAGGAGAAGTTCTGCCCAAGGAGATCGCTGATGCATTTGTTAAGAAACTGAATATCCGTGTTATAAATATAATCGGTTCGTCCGAGACCTGTACTATGGTAGTATGGGATTCTGCTAAGGACGGTGACACTGACCCCAGCGACTTCAAGAAGCTTTACTTCACTGATTATCGTGTTATTGATGCTGAAAAGAATGACGTTGCCGAGGGTGAAACAGGAGAGTTATGTGTATACACAGACGGTGTAATCACGGAGTATTTTGGCAATCCAGAACTTTCTGCCGAAAAGATACTTACCGATGAGCAGGGCAGAAGATGGTTCTGTACAGGCGATCTTGTAAATAAACTGCCCGGAGGTATAGTTCGTTTTGCGGGACGCAGCAAGCGTATTATCAAACGTGGCGGAAACCTTGTCCACGCAGAAGAAGTTGAAGCCTGCCTGCTCACTCATCCCAAAATTGCTGCCGCAGCTGTAACTGATGAGCCGCACCCGGTTATCGGTCAGCAAATAGTTGCCTACATTCAGCCAAAGGGCGATGAAAAGATAACAAGAGGCGAACTGGCACGCTATTTTGACGGAAAACTCTCTGCATACAAAGTACCCGACAAAGTAGTTCTCGTAGAGGAGATCCCAAAGGACATCGGTAAGATACAGTTTAAATATCTCAGAAAAAAGGAGTATAAATAATTATGAATAATCTCGATTGGAACGAATTCAGACAGGTAGTTTCTGACTATGTAGGTGTTGATGCTGATGAGATCACAAGGGATACTGATGTTTTTGATGACCTGTATCTTGATTCTCTCGGACTGTTCGGCCTTGGTTCACACATTACAGATACATACAAGCTGAATGTTGCGCTGTCATTGGTAGCATCTATCAGCAGAGTAGGGGAGTTCTTCGATCTTCTTAACGAAAAGGGTACACCGATAGAGGGATAATATGACACTTTTCTTTTTCCCACACGCAGGAGGTTCAGCAAAGAGTTACGCATCATTTAAACGCTTTCTCCCAAAAGATCTGAACGTTGTCACAATGGAACTTTCAGGGCGTTTTACCCGTTCTGACAAACCACTGATGCACGATATCGAGTCGTGTATCAGTGAACTTTTTGACAGCAACGAAAAGCTTCCGGACTTTCTTAAGGATGGCGATTACGCAATATTTGGTCATAGCATGGGAACAATCCTTGCCTCCGAATTTGTAAAACAGATAAGGGAAAAGGGTCATCCTGCGCCGATACACATCTTTCTGTCAGGTAAAAACGCTCCTGATGAAAACCTTCATTGTTTCGATGATATCAACAAGGTCACCGATCAGGAGATAATTGATTTTTTTAACAATAACAGTATGAATTCCTCTCCGGTGATCCCCGATGCGGAGCTTGTAGCACAGCTTAACCGTATCCTCTGTAATGATGTTAGAATGGCTGAAAAGTACTGCACCACTCCGAATCAGGTGCAGTTTGGCTGTGATATCACGGCGATATACGGCACAGATGATACAATGCTAAAAAATGCTAACATGAGCAGCTGGAAACGATATACCGATAAAAACTGTGAAGTAGTATCATTTAGCGGCGGACATTTCTACTATACTCAGCACAAGGAGGAAGTCTGCAAGCTTATCTGTAATAAACTTGGACTTAATTAGAATGTTATGTAATAGTCCGTATAAATAGATCAACAAACAAAACAGACAGAGCCCAAAATGACTCTGTCTGTTTTGTTACGTGATTCTTTCAGTTATCGAGATTTGATAGATGATATGAGATAGAAATTCAACAGCAGGAAGTACAGAAGCACTTATAGACTTAACCGCACTAAATGAAAATTTAGTGCGGTTAAGGGAAGGGCTCACTTAGTTGCATTTATATTGGCTTCCATTTTATAAGTTTTTTCTCTGCTATATCCAGCACAACATTCAATATGGTTATCACAGTTCCTACAACGAATATTCCTGCAAGTACTCTGGCATAATCGGCATAGTCTGAATATTTTTTTATGAAAAATCCAAGTCCGCTTGTTGCACCGATCATCTCTGCCATTATTAGGATCATAAATATGGTGGAGATCTGTATTTTAAGATTACCGACAATTGATGGGATACTGTAAGGCAGTATCACCTTAAAAAGCATTGTTGGTGTACTTACATTCATTGCCTTGGCAGAATCTATCAGTCTTCCGTTTATGCTGCCGACCCTGTTTATCATTCCAAGGAATATCGGCCAGAACATACCTATGCCTATTACAGCTATCGATGCAGATGTAAATGTGGGCATCAGCGCGATGAGATATGGGGTATATACCATGGGCGGTATAGGGCTGAGTACTTTAGCAATTGGTGTAAAATCATTATTGAGCCGTTTTACCCATCCCACTATCATGCCCAGTATATTTCCCGATATGAGTGCTATTGAAAATCCTGTCACCAGTATCATCAGAGAATGACCTATGCCCTCTGCTATAAATTCGCTGTCCTTCAGGAACACCTCGAATACATTCTCCATTGGTGGATTAAGTACAGGATTGCCCTTGCCAAGTATACGGAAAGTTATATCCCATATAAGAAAAAGACAGTATGGTAGAACCAGATAAGTCCCATGATAGCAACATAGACGGTGTTTTTCGGTGCGCTGACCTTTCCTTTTATAAACGAAAGTGTTATCACTGTTCCGGCAAAAAGTGTAACAACAGCTATGTTCAGTATTATTTTGCCGACAGAGTAAGTTTTCTCACTATCGCGTGATTCCAATGTATTTATTGTTCGTGTATCTGTCATGCAGTTCTCACCTTCACTTCTGTAAACAGGTCGAGCAGCTCATGGCGAAGCTGATCGTATCTGTTTAGTCGAATCAGTTCCTCTCTTGGGGTATTTGCGGGAAGACCTACATTTACTTCTGTCCTTATCTTATGGGGCTCCATGAAATATACCTTGTCAGCCAGGACCAGTGCTTCGTCGATATCATGGGTAATGAATACCACTGTCTTTTTCTCCCCGCGTTTTTTGCAAAGCTCAATGCTGAGTTCCTGTAATTCTATACGCTTCTGTGGGTCGATAGCTCCGAATGGTTCGTCCATGAGAAGTATGTCCGTATCCATCGCAAAAGCTCTTGCCAGAGCCACACGCTGCTGCATTCCGCCCGAAAGCTCGTGTGGATATTTATTAGCACTGTCAGCAAGTCCGACCAATTCAAGATACTCCTCTGCTCTCTTTGCTATCTCTTTTCTGTTTTTTAGTATACCGGCTTCTTTGATTCCGAACATGATATTCTTTTTTGCAGTAAGCCACGGGAAAAGTGAATAGTGCTGAAATACCATACCTCTGTTTACATCGGGACCTGTAACAGGCTTGTCGTTTATCAGTATCTCACCTTTTGTTGGGAACTGAAGACCTAACAGCAAAGATACAAGCGTGCTTTTTCCGCAGCCCGAAGGACCGATAAGGCAAGCGAACTCCCCCTCTTCTACCTTAAAATTCAGACCATCAAGGATATTTACTGCTTTGTTATCAGTTTCATAGCTGAATGAAACATTACGAAATTCTATTTTACTCATTATCGGTTCCTCCTTAAAATAATATCATCTTTTATACATCGTATTTGTCCGAGAACTCTTTAAGAGCAATATAATCGGGATCATCAGGATATTCTTTAAGTATCTGATCAAGCGCTTCGCGGAAGATCTCTGTATTGACATTTCCGCTTATGTCAGCGTCCTTGATTATTCCCTCGCCTATTAGATATGCTGCATAATCAACTACTCTGTTCCTTGCAGGATCTGGGTTATAGCGCGAAGCATAATCACCGTAAAGCGCTTCTGTAACATACTCCTCTGTCTGACCCGTTTGTCTGACCATAATATCTATGGCATTGTCATGATCGTTGAGTATCAGTTTGTATGCTCTTATCAAACCTCTCTGATAAGCTACAAGTTCATCATGTTTTTCTTGGACTACCTTTGAAGTAGTAGTCTGACGGCAGCATGGATAGCACGGATCTATATCACCTACCTTTATTCCCAGATCAAGTCCGAAATTTTTTGCAGTCT
Encoded proteins:
- a CDS encoding beta-ketoacyl-[acyl-carrier-protein] synthase family protein translates to MKKVVITGLGAVTALGNNVQDYWNALIEGKSGMRTITRVPAENHDTTVAAEVDDSFEQEASKYWKKRMLSATTKAVRMGLASAGEAIEDCGADFASLDRSRIGIIYGLADNTYEGVELENKSHITLKRMQSEIPAMIAIKHNITGPSFNMSTACASSGYAMALGKHLIQSGLCDMIIVGGLSYVVNDAVLDGFNQLLAMSVNPDPNKASRPFTKNRDGFIMGEGGGTVVLESEEHARSREAKIYCELAGASISCEASSLTAPQADGAGMAYSMRCALEDAGITPDEVGYINAHGTSTTLNDLYETMAIKQIFGEKAYDIPVSSIKAAIGHTLAGCGVIEAIACVKAIEEGILPPTVHFDEPDPELDLNYIPNSALKKDINVAVSNAFGFGGHDATLVFRKYN
- a CDS encoding alpha/beta hydrolase, with protein sequence MKWSIRELLNPVVTRSMLYGSDPFDTEYVLKRVDEIDVMSGKKIQAVWLGEWGKKIAHYAELRDQNEAKENRISARAYAKMVAQCWYACYMVNIQDLEQKVSIYNNLAESYRKYTELCDNKIEYVEIDTAFGKLPAYIHYPDDGSKESYPIAITYSGIGSCKEELDMLAMPLNERGVAVITPDMPGTGGAVIWNNVKCGGDELEAAFDGIYKFIDSRSELDSTRIANFGLCMGGGYAIRATAKNPAVKCCVALFPLMICYCKLDSVPIWMKKGKWTSYQTNDDYMETMNVLSEGTLSSDFFLVHSDYDNWMTHEANDILYSKATGYKERLEVTERPAYVSEETIMHAMPVGEQFHWVKHITADFIAQRLTGETK
- a CDS encoding class I adenylate-forming enzyme family protein, giving the protein MSMNFFDYYSKYAQETPDKILLRIDENTLTYSQFMEKTAIFGSALKKLGIGVNDKVGLVMPNSIEWYIAFWSAVRIGAQPVPIDPQSGSLELSRLIPATTVKMLFVAEKYRTNHIIKAVEQIVPGEFKLTKVVCFAPESAVPENECYTTADKFTAELGEADCEIYQPEYLHTMSLACTSGSTGTPKILAIPTGGFLSTQKDMGDYLEFKSDDVMMLGMTLYHQGGFGMGLQMALKGGCVMYQPQFNPISFLETVQKYKVNIIQLTSTLAKVLLSTPDFDKYDLSSVRICYFAGEVLPKEIADAFVKKLNIRVINIIGSSETCTMVVWDSAKDGDTDPSDFKKLYFTDYRVIDAEKNDVAEGETGELCVYTDGVITEYFGNPELSAEKILTDEQGRRWFCTGDLVNKLPGGIVRFAGRSKRIIKRGGNLVHAEEVEACLLTHPKIAAAAVTDEPHPVIGQQIVAYIQPKGDEKITRGELARYFDGKLSAYKVPDKVVLVEEIPKDIGKIQFKYLRKKEYK
- a CDS encoding acyl carrier protein, producing MNNLDWNEFRQVVSDYVGVDADEITRDTDVFDDLYLDSLGLFGLGSHITDTYKLNVALSLVASISRVGEFFDLLNEKGTPIEG
- a CDS encoding thioesterase II family protein; its protein translation is MTLFFFPHAGGSAKSYASFKRFLPKDLNVVTMELSGRFTRSDKPLMHDIESCISELFDSNEKLPDFLKDGDYAIFGHSMGTILASEFVKQIREKGHPAPIHIFLSGKNAPDENLHCFDDINKVTDQEIIDFFNNNSMNSSPVIPDAELVAQLNRILCNDVRMAEKYCTTPNQVQFGCDITAIYGTDDTMLKNANMSSWKRYTDKNCEVVSFSGGHFYYTQHKEEVCKLICNKLGLN
- a CDS encoding ABC transporter permease — translated: MENVFEVFLKDSEFIAEGIGHSLMILVTGFSIALISGNILGMIVGWVKRLNNDFTPIAKVLSPIPPMVYTPYLIALMPTFTSASIAVIGIGMFWPIFLGMINRVGSINGRLIDSAKAMNVSTPTMLFKVILPYSIPSIVGNLKIQISTIFMILIMAEMIGATSGLGFFIKKYSDYADYARVLAGIFVVGTVITILNVVLDIAEKKLIKWKPI
- a CDS encoding ABC transporter ATP-binding protein — its product is MSKIEFRNVSFSYETDNKAVNILDGLNFKVEEGEFACLIGPSGCGKSTLVSLLLGLQFPTKGEILINDKPVTGPDVNRGMVFQHYSLFPWLTAKKNIMFGIKEAGILKNRKEIAKRAEEYLELVGLADSANKYPHELSGGMQQRVALARAFAMDTDILLMDEPFGAIDPQKRIELQELSIELCKKRGEKKTVVFITHDIDEALVLADKVYFMEPHKIRTEVNVGLPANTPREELIRLNRYDQLRHELLDLFTEVKVRTA